A genomic region of Burkholderia humptydooensis contains the following coding sequences:
- a CDS encoding glutathione S-transferase family protein: MSTRRPPASPIRLHRSPLSGHCHRVQLFLSLLGLPVELVEVDMRGGANRRPEFLALNPFGQVPVIEDGEFVLFDSNAILVYLAKRYGDPSWLPDDPPRAAAVQRWLSLAAGPIAYGAAAARLVTLFGAPLDRASAIRIAQRLFDVIEPELAGKRFATGGHPTIADVAAYAYIAHAPEGGVSLDPYPNLRAWLARIEALPGFVPMPASDAGLRVA; this comes from the coding sequence ATGTCCACCCGCCGCCCGCCCGCCTCGCCGATCCGGCTCCACCGGAGCCCGCTGTCCGGCCACTGTCATCGCGTCCAGTTGTTCCTGTCGCTGCTCGGCCTGCCCGTCGAGCTCGTCGAAGTCGACATGCGCGGCGGCGCGAACCGCCGCCCTGAATTTCTCGCGCTCAATCCGTTCGGACAGGTGCCCGTCATCGAGGACGGCGAGTTCGTGCTGTTCGATTCGAACGCGATCCTCGTCTATCTCGCGAAGCGCTACGGCGATCCGTCGTGGCTGCCCGACGATCCGCCGCGCGCGGCCGCCGTGCAGCGCTGGCTGTCGCTCGCGGCGGGACCGATCGCGTACGGCGCGGCCGCCGCGCGCCTCGTCACGCTGTTCGGCGCGCCGCTCGATCGCGCGAGCGCGATCCGGATCGCGCAGCGGCTGTTCGACGTGATCGAGCCCGAGCTCGCCGGCAAGCGCTTCGCGACGGGCGGGCATCCGACGATCGCCGACGTCGCCGCGTATGCGTACATCGCGCACGCGCCCGAGGGCGGCGTGTCGCTCGATCCCTACCCGAATTTGCGCGCGTGGCTCGCGCGCATCGAGGCGTTGCCGGGTTTCGTGCCGATGCCCGCGAGCGACGCGGGGTTGCGCGTGGCCTGA
- a CDS encoding LysR family transcriptional regulator, with product MADIRDVNLNRLAIFVAVVEAGSLTAAAERLGLAKTMVSTHVQRLEAEVGASLVVRTTRRLNVTQAGRAFYDACRDILRATDAALAAVAGDAGPLRGTLRVSAPVDYGALVVAPALVALRDAHPALDVELQCDDRVVDLVRENLDVAIRLGRLADSNHRAVKLGGFERWLVASPAFVARHGAPAAPDALGALPYVMLSTVPRTTLELANARGERASVRCRRAFVSNTATACRAAVLAGGGFGVATSFSSAGDIAAGRLVRLLPGWSFPPGDIHAVFPSASHSSAKVRALIDALKVRLAASC from the coding sequence ATGGCGGACATCCGCGACGTGAACCTGAACCGGCTGGCGATCTTCGTCGCCGTGGTCGAGGCCGGCTCGCTGACGGCGGCGGCCGAACGGCTCGGCCTCGCGAAGACGATGGTGAGCACGCACGTCCAGCGGCTCGAGGCGGAGGTCGGCGCGAGCCTCGTCGTGCGGACCACGCGGCGGCTCAACGTGACGCAGGCGGGCCGCGCGTTCTACGACGCGTGCCGCGACATCCTGCGAGCGACCGACGCGGCGCTCGCCGCGGTGGCGGGCGACGCGGGGCCGCTGCGCGGCACGCTGCGCGTGAGCGCGCCCGTCGATTACGGCGCGCTCGTCGTCGCGCCAGCGCTCGTCGCGCTGCGCGACGCGCATCCGGCGCTCGACGTCGAATTGCAATGCGACGACCGCGTCGTCGATCTCGTGCGCGAGAACCTCGACGTCGCGATCCGGCTCGGCCGGCTCGCCGATTCGAACCATCGCGCGGTGAAGCTCGGCGGCTTCGAGCGCTGGCTCGTCGCAAGCCCGGCGTTCGTCGCGCGCCACGGCGCGCCGGCCGCGCCCGATGCGCTCGGCGCGCTGCCGTACGTGATGCTGTCGACGGTGCCGCGCACGACGCTCGAGCTCGCGAACGCGCGCGGCGAGCGCGCGAGCGTGCGTTGCAGGCGCGCGTTCGTGTCGAACACGGCGACCGCGTGCCGCGCGGCGGTGCTCGCGGGCGGCGGCTTCGGCGTCGCGACGAGTTTCTCGAGCGCCGGCGACATCGCGGCCGGCCGGCTCGTGCGCCTGCTGCCGGGCTGGTCGTTTCCGCCCGGCGACATCCACGCGGTGTTTCCGTCGGCAAGCCATTCGTCCGCAAAGGTGCGCGCGTTGATCGACGCGCTGAAGGTGCGGCTCGCGGCGTCATGCTGA
- a CDS encoding TetR/AcrR family transcriptional regulator: MENSLELSKKGRPYGGVASEARAAERRDALIRAGTRIFGTIGFRRATVRAICQEAKLNDRYFYAAFDSADALLRCTYQHHAEQLRASVTRAVDALGGARDGLEARVDAGLAAFFAFLRNTCAARVLLLEVMGVSAETDATYQRNLLEFGKMIISLAGPVSENADARADQRIIGLALVGAMTNVGAAWLLTGYRDPEEKMVRNCRKVLLGTLRFLAAK, encoded by the coding sequence ATGGAGAACTCTCTCGAACTCAGCAAGAAGGGCCGCCCATACGGCGGGGTCGCATCCGAGGCGCGCGCCGCGGAGCGCCGCGACGCGCTGATTCGCGCGGGCACGCGGATCTTCGGCACGATCGGCTTTCGCCGGGCGACAGTGCGCGCGATCTGCCAGGAGGCGAAGCTCAACGACCGCTATTTCTACGCGGCGTTCGACAGCGCCGACGCGTTGCTGCGCTGCACCTATCAGCATCACGCGGAGCAGTTGCGCGCGTCGGTGACGCGGGCGGTCGACGCGCTCGGCGGCGCGCGCGACGGGCTCGAGGCGCGGGTCGACGCGGGGCTCGCGGCGTTCTTCGCGTTTTTGCGCAACACGTGCGCGGCGCGCGTGCTGCTGCTCGAAGTGATGGGCGTGAGCGCGGAAACCGATGCGACCTATCAACGGAATCTGCTCGAATTCGGCAAGATGATCATTTCGCTCGCCGGGCCGGTGAGCGAGAACGCCGACGCGCGCGCGGACCAGCGGATCATCGGGCTCGCGCTCGTCGGCGCGATGACGAACGTCGGCGCGGCATGGCTGCTGACCGGCTATCGCGATCCGGAGGAGAAGATGGTGCGAAATTGCCGGAAGGTGCTGCTCGGGACGCTGCGGTTTCTCGCGGCGAAGTGA
- a CDS encoding SDR family NAD(P)-dependent oxidoreductase, translating into MRNLSGKVAAITGAGSGMGRSLAVGLARRGCHLALGDIDESSLAQTVAICAAHGVKITSQRLDVASRDAVFDWARKTRDAHGKVNLVFNNAGVSLAAPAETARIEDFEWIMGINFWGVVHGTQAFLPYLRESGDGHVVNTSSLFGLVAMPTQSAYNATKFAVRGFTEALRMELELEGAPVGVTCVHPGGVATNIATASRIDSSIATLTGQDVETHRRAANRLINATTPEAAARQIIAGVERNARRVLVGADARRVDKLARLFGAAYQVFVLRFVRKSRARNLARQQAAARPAPVTISKDPA; encoded by the coding sequence ATGAGGAATCTTTCCGGCAAGGTGGCGGCAATCACGGGCGCGGGCTCCGGCATGGGGCGCAGCCTCGCCGTCGGGCTCGCGCGGCGCGGCTGCCATCTCGCGCTGGGCGACATCGACGAGAGCAGCCTCGCGCAGACCGTCGCGATCTGCGCGGCGCACGGCGTGAAGATCACGTCGCAGCGGCTCGACGTCGCGTCGCGCGACGCGGTGTTCGACTGGGCGCGCAAGACGCGCGATGCGCACGGCAAGGTCAACCTCGTCTTCAACAACGCGGGCGTGTCGCTCGCGGCGCCCGCCGAGACGGCGCGAATCGAAGACTTCGAATGGATCATGGGGATCAACTTCTGGGGCGTCGTGCACGGCACCCAGGCGTTCCTGCCGTATCTGCGCGAATCGGGCGACGGCCACGTGGTCAACACGTCGAGCCTGTTCGGCCTCGTCGCGATGCCGACGCAAAGCGCGTACAACGCGACGAAGTTCGCGGTGCGCGGCTTCACCGAGGCGCTGCGCATGGAGCTCGAGCTCGAAGGTGCGCCGGTGGGCGTGACCTGCGTGCATCCGGGCGGCGTCGCGACCAACATCGCCACCGCGTCGCGGATCGATTCGAGCATCGCGACGCTGACCGGTCAGGATGTCGAAACGCATCGCCGCGCGGCGAACCGGCTCATCAACGCGACGACGCCCGAGGCAGCCGCGCGCCAGATCATCGCGGGCGTCGAGCGCAACGCGCGGCGCGTGCTTGTCGGCGCCGACGCGCGCCGCGTCGACAAGCTCGCGCGCCTGTTCGGCGCCGCGTACCAGGTCTTCGTGCTGCGCTTCGTGCGCAAGTCGCGCGCGCGCAACCTCGCGCGGCAACAGGCTGCGGCACGGCCCGCCCCCGTTACTATCAGCAAGGACCCCGCATGA